A genomic region of Gemmata massiliana contains the following coding sequences:
- a CDS encoding sugar kinase, which yields MPLPIRTDDCALDFLSLGALIHRLDPGVTPFRKARAFDVHVSGGEYNVAANLSDCFGLRTGIASAMVNYPVGELVQARVREMGVTPFYKHFEHDGVRGPNIATVYSDRGQGVRAPVVFYNRANEAASLLKVGDFDWAKIMAGGVRWFHSGGIFAALSENNPELIIEGMKAAKAQGAIISFDLNYRGKLWKPVGGDTRAVETLRRIVANVDCLIGNEEDMQKGLGVKGPEVTKKEESKLNPDVFFGMIENTAKEFPNIKLVATTLRETHSANRHDWGAVLWLDGKRYVSPTAQLDVIDRIGGGDGFAAGTIYGLMSGRDTQQALNLGWAHGALLTTYHGDTTMATLAEVEAFAGGTGARVQR from the coding sequence ATGCCTCTTCCGATTCGGACCGACGACTGCGCGCTCGACTTCCTCTCGCTCGGGGCTTTGATCCACCGGCTCGACCCCGGTGTCACGCCGTTCCGCAAGGCGCGCGCGTTCGACGTCCACGTTTCTGGCGGTGAGTACAACGTTGCCGCGAACCTGTCCGACTGCTTCGGCCTGCGCACCGGCATCGCCAGCGCGATGGTCAACTACCCGGTCGGTGAACTCGTGCAGGCGCGCGTGCGCGAGATGGGCGTCACGCCGTTCTACAAGCACTTCGAGCACGACGGCGTGCGCGGGCCGAACATCGCGACCGTGTACAGCGACCGCGGGCAGGGCGTCCGCGCGCCGGTCGTGTTCTACAACCGGGCCAACGAAGCCGCTTCGCTCCTCAAGGTCGGCGACTTCGATTGGGCCAAGATCATGGCCGGCGGCGTGCGGTGGTTCCACTCCGGCGGCATCTTCGCGGCGCTGTCCGAGAACAACCCGGAACTCATCATCGAAGGGATGAAAGCGGCGAAAGCGCAGGGGGCGATCATCTCGTTCGACCTGAACTATCGTGGGAAGTTGTGGAAGCCGGTCGGCGGTGACACGCGCGCGGTGGAGACGCTCCGGCGCATCGTCGCGAACGTCGACTGCCTCATCGGGAACGAAGAGGACATGCAGAAGGGGCTGGGCGTGAAAGGCCCGGAGGTGACGAAGAAAGAGGAGTCGAAGCTGAACCCGGACGTGTTCTTCGGCATGATCGAGAACACGGCGAAGGAGTTCCCGAACATCAAACTGGTGGCGACCACGCTCCGCGAAACGCATTCGGCCAACCGACACGATTGGGGCGCGGTGCTGTGGCTCGACGGGAAGCGATACGTCAGCCCGACGGCCCAGCTCGACGTGATCGACCGCATCGGCGGCGGTGACGGGTTCGCGGCCGGCACGATCTACGGTCTCATGAGCGGGCGCGACACCCAACAGGCGCTCAACCTCGGCTGGGCACACGGCGCGCTGCTCACCACCTACCACGGCGACACCACGATGGCCACGCTCGCGGAAGTCGAAGCGTTCGCGGGCGGTACCGGGGCGCGGGTGCAACGGTAA
- a CDS encoding FKBP-type peptidyl-prolyl cis-trans isomerase, giving the protein MADPNKNQSDGLDKQKIKQILVPALAIAAIVILVGLVVYVSDAAAPKNMSDGSNGSIDDPDLKELSAGIKYRDLKVGAGDECQPGADVKIHYTGWIPDGTVFDSSKERGQPATFPLKDLIIGWQEGIPGMKPGGIRKLVIAPDKGYGKQSKGKIPANSTLVFEVELLASSPPPRARRYPAPTDLTKLSDGTEPGADDLNLKPIGKDGLKYRDLKVGDGPECPQGVRVVMDYTGWLTTGGKPFDSSWKTGSDGPLNMPLGQLIAGWQQGVPGMKVGGVRKLMIPASLGYGAKAQGEIPGNATLVFEIELLGFGLGSGK; this is encoded by the coding sequence ATGGCGGACCCCAATAAGAACCAGTCGGACGGTTTGGACAAGCAGAAGATCAAGCAGATCCTCGTACCGGCCCTCGCGATCGCGGCGATCGTGATCCTCGTGGGGCTAGTGGTGTACGTCTCCGATGCCGCCGCACCGAAGAATATGTCCGACGGCTCGAACGGCTCCATCGACGACCCCGACCTAAAGGAACTCAGCGCGGGTATCAAGTACCGTGACCTGAAAGTCGGAGCGGGCGACGAGTGCCAGCCCGGTGCCGATGTGAAAATCCATTACACCGGATGGATTCCCGACGGAACCGTGTTCGACAGCAGTAAAGAGCGCGGGCAGCCCGCGACGTTCCCACTCAAAGATCTAATTATTGGGTGGCAAGAGGGCATTCCCGGAATGAAGCCGGGGGGGATTCGCAAGCTGGTCATTGCGCCGGATAAGGGCTATGGGAAACAATCGAAGGGGAAAATCCCGGCTAACAGTACGCTCGTCTTCGAGGTGGAGTTGCTTGCGTCCTCCCCACCGCCCCGCGCGCGCCGTTATCCTGCTCCGACTGATCTCACCAAGCTGAGTGACGGAACCGAACCCGGTGCCGACGACCTGAACTTGAAGCCGATCGGCAAAGACGGTTTGAAGTACCGCGATCTCAAGGTCGGGGACGGCCCAGAGTGCCCCCAGGGGGTGCGCGTAGTGATGGATTACACCGGCTGGCTCACAACCGGCGGCAAGCCGTTTGATTCCAGTTGGAAGACCGGGAGTGACGGACCACTCAACATGCCACTGGGCCAACTGATTGCGGGTTGGCAGCAGGGCGTTCCCGGAATGAAAGTGGGGGGCGTTCGCAAGCTGATGATCCCGGCCAGTTTGGGCTACGGCGCGAAGGCCCAGGGAGAGATCCCGGGAAACGCAACGCTCGTGTTTGAAATCGAGCTGCTGGGGTTCGGATTGGGAAGCGGTAAGTGA
- a CDS encoding tetratricopeptide repeat protein: MRVFIVAAIVAGACLTTSASRPGRAEDKKDEKNEKELAKLLDDIEIAMKAQKYADVIPLAKKVAELDPKNPAAPFAAATAHTQLRQNADAVKAWTKLLALEPKAMRAYDSRGDAQLKLGNFKEALADFDEYLKTDPKFGPDHWRRGIALYYAGRFKDGVDQFEQHRTVNGEDVENSVWHYLCNARATTPKKARENLIPVTKDARVPMKQVLELFAGKIQPKDVIDAAENEKLKGEALKEARFYANLYVALYYESEGDAKKCREHLKEAVEKYEISHYMWDVAAVHLKLLKDKK, encoded by the coding sequence ATGCGCGTATTCATCGTTGCCGCGATCGTCGCGGGCGCTTGCCTCACCACGAGCGCGAGCCGGCCCGGGCGCGCCGAAGATAAGAAGGACGAGAAGAATGAGAAGGAGCTGGCCAAACTGCTCGACGACATCGAAATCGCAATGAAAGCGCAAAAGTACGCGGACGTGATTCCGCTCGCGAAGAAGGTCGCCGAACTCGACCCCAAGAACCCCGCGGCCCCGTTCGCCGCGGCCACCGCGCACACGCAACTCCGCCAGAACGCGGACGCCGTTAAAGCGTGGACGAAGCTCCTGGCGCTGGAGCCGAAAGCCATGCGCGCCTACGACTCGCGGGGCGACGCGCAACTGAAACTCGGGAACTTCAAGGAGGCCCTCGCGGACTTCGACGAGTACCTCAAAACGGACCCGAAGTTCGGCCCGGACCACTGGCGCCGCGGCATCGCGCTCTACTACGCGGGTCGCTTTAAGGACGGCGTGGATCAGTTCGAGCAGCATCGCACGGTGAACGGCGAGGACGTCGAGAATTCCGTGTGGCACTACCTCTGCAACGCCCGAGCGACCACACCCAAGAAGGCGCGCGAGAACCTCATCCCGGTCACGAAGGACGCCCGCGTGCCGATGAAGCAGGTGCTCGAACTGTTCGCGGGGAAGATCCAACCGAAGGACGTGATCGACGCGGCCGAGAACGAAAAACTGAAGGGCGAAGCGCTCAAAGAAGCCCGGTTTTACGCGAACCTCTACGTCGCGCTCTACTACGAGTCCGAGGGCGACGCGAAGAAGTGCCGCGAGCACCTGAAAGAAGCCGTCGAGAAGTACGAGATCAGCCACTACATGTGGGACGTGGCTGCCGTACACCTCAAGCTGCTGAAGGACAAAAAATAA
- a CDS encoding MATE family efflux transporter — MGINPVEPSPTESAQPAAYLDPTAVPPPDLGVPTGPYTEPVGASEAGEVAVAERQALAAESNSPDAPTAVPGGSKELLKLALPLIVSQSFMTVQVFVDTVLLSWHDPLEMAASFPAVMWYWLFFGLLQVTAGYTSTFVAQYTGAKRPHRVGAAVWQGIHFAIVAGLLFLVMVPAAPFLIAVSGHPADIQPLEATYLKCLAFAALPMLVMGAVNGFFSGRGQTWTVLGIEAVGTAVNIALALVLIFGRLGFPELGIEGAGWATVAGSWAAALFALALMLRKKYRDEFGTLAGWKPERELFRRLMIYGGPAGMQVFLDVLVFHCFTVLVGNLGFAALGATTLTIRLNMIAFLPMMGMGQAICILVGQRLGGNRPDLAEKSTYTGLKWAFGYMCLIALAYVTIPSLLVEPFRPDKPEEQEKFAAVVALVPTLLLCVAVFSVADAVNVSFAFALRGAGDTKYVTKLTFALAWPLMVIPTAITVFMGGSVYWCWVFATLHILGMSACFWFRFRSGKWKSMRVIEPGVEDDKSFTAKTTEGAEKGK, encoded by the coding sequence ATGGGAATCAATCCGGTTGAACCCTCCCCGACCGAAAGTGCCCAACCCGCCGCCTATCTCGATCCGACTGCTGTTCCGCCCCCGGACCTCGGGGTGCCGACCGGCCCGTACACGGAGCCGGTCGGTGCGAGTGAGGCCGGTGAAGTGGCCGTGGCGGAGCGCCAGGCGCTCGCAGCCGAATCGAACTCGCCCGACGCGCCCACGGCCGTTCCGGGTGGGTCGAAGGAGCTTCTCAAACTCGCTCTACCGCTGATCGTCAGTCAGAGCTTCATGACGGTGCAGGTGTTCGTTGATACCGTGCTCCTGTCGTGGCACGATCCGCTGGAAATGGCCGCGTCGTTCCCTGCGGTGATGTGGTACTGGTTGTTCTTCGGGCTGCTACAGGTTACCGCCGGGTACACGTCGACGTTCGTCGCGCAATACACGGGGGCGAAACGGCCTCACCGCGTGGGCGCGGCTGTGTGGCAGGGGATTCACTTTGCGATCGTTGCCGGCCTCCTGTTTTTGGTGATGGTGCCGGCAGCCCCGTTCCTGATCGCGGTCAGCGGCCACCCGGCGGACATTCAACCACTGGAAGCCACTTACCTCAAGTGCTTGGCGTTCGCCGCGCTGCCGATGCTTGTGATGGGAGCCGTCAACGGTTTTTTCTCGGGCCGGGGGCAGACGTGGACCGTGCTCGGCATCGAGGCCGTCGGCACCGCGGTGAACATCGCACTCGCACTGGTCCTGATTTTCGGCCGGCTCGGATTCCCGGAACTCGGGATCGAGGGCGCGGGGTGGGCAACGGTCGCGGGTTCGTGGGCCGCGGCCCTGTTCGCGCTCGCGCTAATGCTCCGCAAGAAGTATCGCGACGAGTTCGGCACGCTCGCCGGGTGGAAGCCGGAGCGGGAATTGTTCCGCCGGCTGATGATTTACGGCGGCCCGGCCGGAATGCAGGTGTTTCTGGACGTGCTGGTGTTCCACTGCTTTACGGTACTCGTCGGGAACCTCGGTTTCGCGGCGCTCGGGGCCACCACGCTCACGATCCGACTGAACATGATCGCGTTCTTACCGATGATGGGGATGGGGCAAGCCATCTGTATTCTCGTTGGTCAGCGCCTCGGTGGGAACCGGCCGGACCTGGCGGAGAAGAGCACCTACACCGGGCTGAAGTGGGCGTTCGGGTACATGTGTCTCATCGCGCTCGCCTACGTCACGATCCCGAGCCTTTTGGTCGAGCCGTTCCGACCGGACAAGCCGGAGGAACAAGAGAAGTTCGCTGCGGTCGTCGCTCTCGTACCGACGCTCCTACTGTGTGTTGCGGTGTTCTCAGTCGCGGACGCGGTCAACGTTTCGTTCGCGTTCGCGCTCCGCGGCGCCGGGGATACGAAGTACGTCACCAAACTGACGTTCGCCCTTGCGTGGCCGCTGATGGTGATTCCCACCGCGATCACGGTGTTCATGGGCGGGAGCGTGTACTGGTGCTGGGTGTTCGCCACGCTCCACATTCTCGGTATGAGTGCGTGCTTCTGGTTCCGGTTCCGTAGCGGGAAGTGGAAGTCGATGCGCGTGATCGAACCGGGCGTGGAAGATGACAAGAGTTTCACCGCAAAGACCACAGAGGGCGCAGAGAAAGGCAAATAA
- a CDS encoding sll1863 family stress response protein: protein MLRTCVICCALVGVLSLAVGCNLSKDTKATPTKKEEAVTLYKSDLDKVEKQINDLKTKAEKAAGEEKTKLEAKLKDATTKRDAAKKKLEELEKAASDKWEAVSKEAKTAVEDLEKAVKE, encoded by the coding sequence ATGTTACGGACGTGCGTGATTTGCTGCGCGCTGGTCGGGGTTCTCAGCTTGGCGGTCGGGTGCAACCTGTCAAAAGATACAAAGGCCACGCCGACAAAGAAGGAAGAGGCGGTGACCCTCTATAAATCGGATCTGGACAAGGTTGAAAAGCAAATCAACGACCTGAAGACAAAGGCGGAGAAAGCCGCGGGTGAGGAGAAGACCAAACTGGAAGCGAAGTTGAAAGACGCCACCACCAAGCGCGACGCGGCCAAAAAGAAACTGGAAGAACTGGAAAAGGCCGCGTCCGACAAGTGGGAAGCCGTGAGCAAAGAAGCCAAGACCGCGGTCGAAGACCTGGAGAAAGCGGTCAAGGAGTAA
- a CDS encoding DUF1501 domain-containing protein produces the protein MIEITRRHFFRDCGYGLGKAALASLLVGNARGAEPVRAVDPLAPKEPHFPSKAKAVIHLFMTGAPSQLDLFDYKPALAKLEGKPLPPEVIKGQRYAFIRPDAAVLGPQFKFAKHGKCGAELSEMLPHLAKTVDDVCFLKAVHTDQFNHAPAQIFFNTGFSQPGRPSIGSWAVYALGCATKELPAFVVMSTGAGISGGAANWSSGFLPTIYTGTRFRNQGDPILNVSSPAGFDAALQKDTLDLVAEMNKKRLGAVGDPEIATRTAAYEMAGRLQTAAPELTDLRKEPKKVLDLYGADPDKPSFARACLLARRMVERGVRFITIYHEGWDAHSDVVGNLRNNCKVTDQASAALVADLKRKGLLDSTLVVWGGEFGRTPMVESNPVLGRSLGRDHHPQAFTIWMAGGGTKPGVTLGKTDELGFHPAEGGVHVHDVQATILNQLGFDHEKLTYRHAGRDFRLTDVFGHVIKDAIA, from the coding sequence GTGATCGAGATCACCCGTCGGCACTTCTTCCGCGACTGCGGCTACGGGCTCGGTAAGGCCGCGCTCGCGTCGCTGCTCGTGGGCAACGCCCGCGGCGCCGAGCCCGTGCGCGCCGTCGATCCGCTCGCGCCGAAAGAGCCGCACTTTCCGAGCAAAGCGAAGGCGGTCATTCACCTGTTCATGACCGGGGCGCCGAGCCAGCTCGACCTGTTTGACTACAAACCGGCGCTGGCCAAGCTCGAAGGTAAACCGCTCCCGCCCGAGGTCATCAAGGGGCAGCGCTACGCATTCATTCGCCCGGATGCGGCGGTTCTCGGACCGCAATTCAAGTTCGCCAAGCACGGGAAGTGCGGCGCGGAACTGTCCGAGATGCTGCCGCACCTCGCGAAGACGGTCGACGACGTGTGTTTCCTGAAGGCCGTCCACACGGACCAGTTCAACCACGCCCCGGCGCAAATCTTCTTCAACACCGGGTTCTCGCAACCGGGGCGGCCGAGCATCGGGTCGTGGGCGGTGTACGCACTCGGGTGCGCGACGAAGGAACTGCCCGCGTTCGTGGTGATGTCTACCGGGGCCGGGATCAGCGGCGGCGCGGCCAACTGGAGCAGCGGGTTCCTGCCGACCATCTACACCGGTACGCGGTTCCGCAATCAGGGTGACCCGATCCTGAACGTGTCGTCGCCCGCCGGGTTCGATGCCGCGCTCCAGAAGGACACGCTCGATCTCGTTGCCGAAATGAACAAGAAGCGGCTCGGCGCGGTGGGCGATCCCGAGATCGCAACTCGTACCGCGGCGTATGAAATGGCCGGCCGACTCCAGACGGCCGCCCCGGAACTGACCGACTTGCGGAAGGAGCCGAAGAAGGTGCTCGACCTCTACGGCGCCGATCCGGACAAACCGAGTTTTGCTCGTGCGTGCCTGCTCGCGCGCCGGATGGTGGAACGCGGGGTGCGGTTCATCACCATCTATCACGAGGGCTGGGACGCGCACTCGGACGTGGTCGGGAACCTGCGCAACAACTGCAAGGTGACCGATCAAGCGTCAGCGGCACTCGTCGCCGATCTGAAGCGCAAGGGGCTGCTCGACAGCACGCTGGTCGTTTGGGGCGGCGAATTCGGTCGCACGCCGATGGTGGAATCGAACCCGGTGCTCGGGCGCAGTTTGGGGCGCGACCACCACCCGCAGGCGTTCACGATCTGGATGGCGGGCGGCGGAACTAAACCGGGCGTTACGCTTGGCAAGACAGACGAACTGGGCTTCCACCCGGCAGAGGGCGGCGTTCACGTCCACGACGTGCAGGCCACGATCCTGAATCAACTCGGCTTCGATCACGAGAAGCTGACGTACCGGCACGCGGGCCGCGACTTCCGCCTCACGGACGTGTTCGGGCACGTCATCAAAGACGCGATCGCCTGA
- a CDS encoding PSD1 and planctomycete cytochrome C domain-containing protein yields MKAFWPTSIFVLLAGAVAGTVAFADPPAKPAPELAHTQVDFNRDVRPILAARCFKCHGPDEKSRKAKLRLDMREGAEATLGKANDSEFLRRIETTDEGEVMPPPSTKIALTAKEKQTLKAWIAAGSPYAAHWSFVPPKRPPVPEITNAKVTVRNPIDAFIAARLQKEGLALSPEADRYTLIRRVYLDLIGIPPTPEEVDTFVKDRSPNAYEKVVDALLKSPRYGERWARKWLDLARYADTNGYEKDRGRSIWPYRDWVIRALNDDMPFDQFTIEQLAGDMLKVEKGAAPSLASQIATGFHRNTMLNEEGGIDPQEFRYYAITDRTSVTGTVWLGLTVGCAQCHTHKFDPITHTEYFRFFALLNNADEPELPVPTPELTKKRAEIESKIRVAQEEAIKKVAPEVLATAFDEWVSAGRKQAVKWTTVRPTKMEAAPTKLALQADDSVFASGDAQKRDLYALTLNDLPAGITAIRIEALPDSRLPDSGPGRAYYEGPKGDFLLSEFTLTTNGKPVAISGASESHVRANLGAKMALDGHPFTGWAGSGRAGVASSAVFNLAQPLTTKGAQLELLFERHYAASLGRFRLAVTTESRPVAARDLPAEVEELFTHPAESLTRAERAVLFRHWLTIAPELKSARDEINALRKQLPVPPTTLVMRERPTDHPRPTFRHHRGEFLEPKEEVRPGVPTVLPPLPKGVEVNRLTFAKWLVAPENPLTARVTVNRHWHSFFGRGLVRTLDDFGYQGEVPTNPELLDWLALEFRESGWSVKKLHRLIVTSATYRQASEVTPELLAKDSENKLLARGPRVRLEAEQIRDSALTAAGLLSTKMYGPSVFPPQPPGVTTEGTYGQLSWKVSEGEDRYRRGLYTFTKRTAPYAMSNTFDAPSGEACTARREVSNTALQALTMLNDAVLLEVAQSLGRRAAAHDGSTTERVQYLVRLCLVRPPTAEELSLLTKFYETQYARFTDDPKRAATVAGTAQEAVARAAWTATARAVLNFDEFVTRE; encoded by the coding sequence ATGAAGGCCTTCTGGCCCACGTCCATATTTGTTTTGCTCGCCGGCGCAGTCGCGGGGACGGTTGCATTCGCCGATCCGCCCGCGAAGCCCGCTCCCGAGTTGGCCCACACTCAGGTGGATTTCAACCGCGACGTGCGGCCGATTCTGGCTGCGCGGTGCTTCAAGTGCCACGGCCCGGACGAGAAGAGCCGCAAGGCCAAGCTCCGGCTCGATATGCGCGAGGGGGCGGAAGCTACTCTCGGTAAAGCGAACGACAGCGAGTTCCTCCGGCGCATCGAAACGACCGACGAAGGCGAGGTGATGCCACCGCCGTCGACGAAAATTGCTCTCACAGCCAAGGAGAAGCAGACGCTGAAGGCGTGGATCGCCGCCGGTTCGCCGTATGCGGCCCACTGGAGCTTCGTGCCACCGAAGCGGCCTCCCGTGCCCGAGATCACAAACGCGAAGGTAACCGTCCGCAATCCCATTGATGCGTTCATCGCGGCTCGCCTCCAAAAAGAGGGGCTAGCCCTGTCGCCCGAAGCGGACCGCTACACACTGATTCGCCGGGTGTACCTCGACCTGATTGGTATTCCGCCCACGCCGGAAGAGGTGGACACATTCGTCAAGGATCGGTCGCCGAACGCTTACGAGAAGGTGGTCGATGCGTTATTGAAGTCGCCGCGTTACGGCGAGCGCTGGGCGCGAAAGTGGCTCGACCTCGCCCGCTACGCGGACACCAACGGCTACGAAAAGGACCGCGGGCGCTCCATTTGGCCCTACCGCGATTGGGTCATTCGCGCGCTCAACGACGACATGCCGTTCGACCAGTTCACGATCGAGCAACTCGCGGGGGACATGCTTAAGGTCGAAAAGGGAGCTGCTCCTTCGCTCGCTTCTCAGATTGCGACCGGGTTCCACCGCAACACGATGCTCAACGAAGAGGGCGGCATCGACCCGCAGGAGTTCCGCTACTACGCGATCACCGACCGCACGAGCGTGACGGGAACCGTGTGGCTCGGACTCACCGTTGGGTGCGCGCAGTGCCACACGCACAAGTTCGACCCGATCACGCACACCGAGTACTTCCGCTTCTTCGCGCTCCTGAACAACGCGGACGAACCGGAACTCCCGGTCCCGACGCCGGAACTCACCAAGAAGCGGGCCGAAATTGAGTCGAAGATCCGCGTTGCACAAGAGGAGGCGATCAAGAAAGTCGCCCCGGAAGTGCTCGCGACCGCGTTCGATGAGTGGGTGTCTGCGGGGCGCAAACAAGCGGTGAAGTGGACGACGGTACGGCCAACGAAGATGGAAGCGGCACCAACGAAGCTCGCGCTGCAAGCGGACGATTCGGTGTTCGCGAGCGGTGACGCTCAGAAACGCGACTTGTACGCGCTCACTCTCAATGATCTGCCCGCCGGAATCACGGCGATTCGGATCGAAGCCTTACCAGACAGCCGTTTACCCGATTCTGGCCCCGGCCGCGCGTACTACGAGGGACCGAAGGGCGATTTCCTGCTGAGCGAGTTCACGCTTACCACGAACGGAAAGCCGGTGGCGATCTCGGGGGCCTCCGAATCGCACGTGCGCGCGAACTTGGGCGCGAAAATGGCGCTGGACGGCCACCCGTTCACCGGTTGGGCCGGAAGCGGACGAGCGGGCGTCGCTTCATCCGCGGTGTTCAACCTCGCGCAACCGCTCACAACGAAAGGCGCACAACTCGAACTCCTCTTCGAGCGCCACTACGCCGCCAGTCTCGGCCGATTCCGCCTCGCGGTGACAACCGAGAGCCGCCCGGTCGCGGCCCGTGACCTGCCCGCGGAGGTAGAGGAGCTTTTCACGCACCCCGCGGAATCGCTCACTCGTGCGGAACGAGCTGTTCTGTTCCGTCACTGGCTCACGATCGCGCCGGAACTGAAGTCCGCCCGCGACGAGATTAATGCACTTCGCAAGCAGCTTCCCGTGCCCCCAACGACGCTCGTGATGCGCGAGCGCCCGACGGACCACCCACGGCCGACATTCCGCCACCACCGCGGTGAGTTCCTGGAACCGAAAGAGGAAGTACGACCCGGTGTCCCCACGGTGCTGCCGCCGTTACCGAAAGGGGTGGAGGTGAACCGGCTCACGTTCGCGAAGTGGCTCGTGGCGCCGGAGAACCCGCTCACGGCGCGAGTCACTGTAAACCGCCACTGGCACTCGTTCTTCGGTCGTGGGCTCGTTCGCACACTCGACGACTTCGGCTACCAGGGCGAAGTCCCCACGAACCCGGAACTGCTCGACTGGCTCGCGCTGGAGTTCCGCGAGAGCGGGTGGAGCGTGAAGAAACTACACCGGCTCATCGTTACGTCCGCGACCTACCGGCAAGCGTCCGAAGTGACGCCCGAATTGCTGGCGAAAGACTCGGAGAACAAGCTCCTGGCCCGCGGCCCGCGGGTGCGCCTCGAAGCGGAGCAAATCCGCGATTCGGCGCTGACGGCGGCCGGGTTGCTCTCGACGAAAATGTATGGCCCGAGCGTGTTCCCGCCGCAACCGCCGGGAGTGACGACCGAGGGGACTTATGGTCAACTCTCCTGGAAGGTGAGCGAGGGCGAGGACCGGTACCGGCGCGGGCTGTACACGTTCACCAAGCGCACGGCCCCGTATGCGATGTCCAACACGTTCGATGCCCCTAGTGGCGAGGCTTGTACCGCCCGGCGCGAGGTGTCAAACACCGCGCTGCAAGCACTCACGATGCTGAACGATGCGGTGCTGCTCGAAGTGGCGCAGTCGCTCGGCCGACGGGCGGCCGCACACGACGGCTCAACGACCGAGCGGGTGCAATACCTCGTGCGACTGTGCCTCGTGCGCCCGCCGACCGCCGAAGAGTTGTCGCTGCTGACCAAGTTCTACGAGACGCAGTACGCACGATTCACGGACGATCCGAAGCGCGCCGCGACCGTCGCCGGCACCGCGCAAGAAGCCGTGGCGCGTGCGGCCTGGACCGCCACAGCCCGGGCGGTCCTGAACTTCGACGAATTCGTAACCCGGGAGTGA
- a CDS encoding 1-deoxy-D-xylulose-5-phosphate reductoisomerase: MPSPTFTAQRPRRVALLGSTGSIGTSTLDVVRHLPDRLEVAGLAAHSKWEQLAGQCREFKPRFAVLCDPVAFKQADRSAFPKETELLCGEDAVARLVTDAGTDVVVSAVVGAAGLAGTWAALEAGKTVALANKETLVVAGPLVTELAAERGAKLLPVDSEHSAIFQALTGHTPADVTRVVLTASGGPFRGKRAPELEAVTPAQALKHPTWQMGPKITIDSATLMNKALEVIEARWLFGLAAEQIDVIVHPESIVHSFVEFADGSVLAQLSPPDMRLPIQLALLYPERLGGPAKRLDWQKFSALNFEQPDRETFAALELGFEVARSGGTCGAVLNAANEAAVGRFLNGEFAFLDIARCCRAVLSSHDYETRPTLERLKALDAWARQEVARWTRTRTPVAPSP; the protein is encoded by the coding sequence ATGCCGTCCCCCACATTTACCGCCCAACGCCCGCGGCGGGTCGCGCTACTCGGTTCTACCGGGTCCATCGGAACTAGCACGCTCGACGTGGTGCGACACCTCCCTGACCGGCTCGAAGTTGCGGGACTCGCGGCTCATTCCAAATGGGAGCAGCTCGCCGGCCAGTGCCGAGAGTTCAAGCCGCGGTTCGCGGTGTTGTGCGACCCGGTCGCGTTCAAACAGGCCGACCGATCGGCGTTCCCAAAGGAAACCGAGCTACTGTGCGGCGAGGATGCCGTCGCCCGGCTCGTGACCGACGCGGGAACGGATGTCGTTGTTTCGGCAGTAGTTGGGGCCGCGGGACTAGCGGGGACGTGGGCGGCACTCGAAGCCGGGAAAACGGTCGCACTCGCGAACAAGGAAACGCTCGTCGTGGCCGGGCCGCTCGTGACCGAACTTGCGGCCGAGCGCGGCGCCAAACTACTCCCGGTCGATAGCGAGCACTCCGCGATCTTTCAGGCGCTCACCGGACACACGCCGGCCGATGTGACCCGCGTGGTACTTACCGCCAGCGGCGGACCGTTTCGGGGCAAGCGCGCCCCGGAACTTGAGGCCGTCACCCCGGCCCAGGCGCTCAAGCACCCCACCTGGCAGATGGGGCCGAAGATCACGATCGACTCCGCGACACTGATGAACAAGGCGCTCGAGGTCATCGAGGCGCGCTGGCTGTTCGGGCTGGCCGCGGAGCAGATCGACGTGATCGTTCACCCGGAATCGATCGTCCACTCGTTCGTCGAGTTCGCCGACGGCTCGGTTCTCGCGCAACTTTCCCCCCCCGACATGCGACTGCCGATCCAGCTCGCGCTCCTGTACCCCGAGCGTCTCGGCGGCCCAGCCAAGCGCCTGGACTGGCAGAAGTTCTCCGCGCTGAACTTCGAGCAGCCCGACCGGGAGACGTTCGCCGCACTGGAGTTGGGGTTTGAAGTGGCCCGGAGCGGCGGAACCTGTGGGGCTGTGCTCAACGCCGCGAACGAGGCCGCGGTCGGTCGGTTCCTGAACGGTGAGTTCGCTTTTCTCGACATCGCCCGGTGCTGCCGGGCGGTGCTCTCTTCGCACGACTATGAAACCCGCCCCACGCTCGAACGGCTCAAGGCCCTCGATGCGTGGGCGCGGCAGGAGGTAGCCCGTTGGACCCGAACCCGAACGCCGGTAGCTCCGTCCCCGTGA